From a single Rutidosis leptorrhynchoides isolate AG116_Rl617_1_P2 chromosome 5, CSIRO_AGI_Rlap_v1, whole genome shotgun sequence genomic region:
- the LOC139849490 gene encoding uncharacterized protein — MVNGNIFDEYRDACYKLGLLDDDKEYIEGIKEVFFEEGGHFVRKLFAQLLLSNTISRLEDVFDRTFEYLSVDVVHPHRTGAQIGIELLKDLTLHEIEKLLQRNNFITKLKSEQKYAYDQIIKAVDQGKGVVFFLYGYGDTGKTFLWKTLSAALCSKGEIVLNVASSGIAALLLSGGRTAHSRFHILLHPTDESFCSITPDSKLGELIRRANLIIWDEAPMVNRICVEALDRSFRDICRQANPDSMDTLFGGKIVVFGGDFRQILPVTQKGKREDIVAASLNSSYLWDHVTVLKLTVNMRLCDIGNGNVGESEDGVFDLEIPQDLLITDADDPIGSIISTIFPEYLLNLGNPEYYQQRAILVPTHEVGNIINDKMMESLKGEERSYLSSDSICSSQRDADFNSELYTTDFLNSIEVGGLPNHNLRPKVGVPVMLLRNIDQSGGLCNGTRLQVVHLVEKNHKSKNFNQD; from the exons ATGGTGAATGGTAACATATTTGATGAGTACAGAGATGCTTGCTACAAATTAGGTTTATTAGATGACGATAAGGAGTATATTGAGGGTATAAAAGAGGTGTTCTTTGAGGAGGGTGGTCATTTTGTCAGAAAATTATTTGCACAATTACTGTTATCTAACACTATAAGTCGACTTGAAGATGTATTTGATAGAACATTTGAATATTTATCTGTTGATGTCGTTCATCCCCACAGAACAG GAGCGCAAATTGGGATTGAACTTTTAAAAGATTTGACTTTACACGAGATTGAAAAATTACTTCAACGCAATA atttcattacaaagttaaaaTCTGAACAAAAGTATGCATACGATCAAATAATAAAAGCAGTTGATCAGGGCAAAGGAGTTGTGTTCTTTTTGTATGGTTATGGTGATACTGGAAAAACCTTCCTTTGGAAAACACTATCAGCTGCATTATGCAGTAAAGGAGAAATTGTTTTAAATGTTGCGTCAAGTGGGATAGCAGCTTTGTTGTTATCTGGAGGTCGGACGGCTCATTCACGTTTTCACATACTCCTTCATCCTACAGATGAGTCATTTTGTAGTATTACTCCAGATAGCAAATTGGGTGAGCTCATTAGGAGGGCAAACCTTATTATTTGGGATGAGGCACCGATGGTTAACCGGATATGCGTTGAAGCACTTGATCGTTCCTTTCGTGATATATGTCGTCAAGCCAATCCTGATAGCATGGATACCCTGTTTGGGGGTAAAATTGTTGTGTTTGGTGGTGATTTCAGACAAATATTACCTGTTACTCAAAAAGGTAAAAGAGAAGATATAGTAGCTGCATCTCTAAATTCTTCTTACTTGTGGGATCATGTTACTGTTTTAAAACTtacagttaacatgagattatgtg ACATAGGCAACGGTAATGTCGGTGAATCTGAAGACGGAGTTTTTGATCTTGAAATTCCACAAGATCTGTTGATAACAGATGCGGATGATCCAATTGGTTCAATCATCTCAACTATTTTTCCAGAATATCTACTTAATCTTGGCAATCCAGAATATTATCAGCAACGTGCAATTCTTGTTCCAACTCATGAAGTTGGTAAcatcattaatgataaaatgatggAGTCTTTGAAAGGTGAAGAAAGGTCATATTTGAGCTCAGACAGTATATGTTCGTCACAGAGAGACGCAGACTTTAATTCTGAACTGTACACTACCGATTTCCTAAATAGTATTGAAGTTGGTGGCTTACCAAATCACAATCTGAGGCCCAAAGTTGGTGTACCAGTTATGTTACTTCGAAATATTGATCAGTCAGGAGGTCTGTGTAACGGTACACGTTTACAAGTTGTGCACTTAGTGGAAAAAAATCATAAAAGCAAAAATTTTAACCAGGACTAA